The genomic region CCCGAAATAAAATTAGAGGAAGGTCTGGACAAAACAATCAAATATTTTGAAAATATAAATAAATAGCTTTTTTGCGTTCTCAAATAGACTCACTCGACGCAAAATGACTAAGAGTGTTATTGGGGGTTAACTATGATCAAAGTAGCGGATACTGAAAACAAAATTTCTCTTGGGGAAATTAAAAAGCTCTTCAATACACCGGCGGACACTTCTGTTAAATTTTCCGTTGATTTGCAGCAAAAAGTTCTGGCCCTTGGCGGAGAAATGCATGCGGACTCGGAAAGCCTGTTGCTGGGTAATGGCAGCGATTATAAATCGGTATGGTCCTGCACCTTGTTCCCACTTAACCCTAAAGACGCCCAGATAGAATATTCTTCATTGCTCAACATTAAACCCTCTATGAATAATCCCGGTATGGAAATTATATCTGAAGCTGTCAGAAACGAAATTAAAGATATTGTGGACGAAATAATAACCGGATAAATATGGCGTATTATCAGGAATTATCACAGCAGGAATGGAATAATCATTCCAAATATCAGCAAATTATGATGATAGGGACAGATTTGTCCAAGGCCAAGGCCAGGATAATGGAAACTACCTTTAACGATGCCAGACAATTTTATTTTCGTGCCATCGAGCTGGTTGATCTGCTTATAAACGATCCCAAATGGAAAGCCGGAATAAAAGAAGTCTTACGCTTCAAGGAAGAGCTGGCCAAGGGCGCGTTATTCTTGTGCGATAATTTGTATTTTAATGTGGAATTAATAAGAGTTCTTTATACCTGGAACTCAGAGACACTCGCCATCAGGGATTTCCTGAGTTTTTAAGCTTTAGCTCTGGTACGCATACAAGAAGTACAAATAACTACCTTTTTATTATCTATTACCGCTGTTTGCAGGTTCGGATTAAAGAGTCTTTTTGTTTTTCTCTGGGAATGTGAAACATTATTTCCAACCATCGGTCTTTTTCCGCAGATTTCACATTTTTTTGCCATAACTTTCCTACCTTTTTAAGTCTATTTTTGAACAGGGTATAGACTAACATAATCTAATATAAATGACAATGAGCAATGTTATCGATATTTATTGTTTATATTGACGCAGTATCAAATAAAAGTTAAACTTTTTTACATAAGGGGCATTTCGCAATAATCCCCTTAAAACGGAGGGAACCCCGGTGCCGAAAATAGTCAATAAAACCGAGA from Candidatus Margulisiibacteriota bacterium harbors:
- a CDS encoding DUF5674 family protein, whose product is MIKVADTENKISLGEIKKLFNTPADTSVKFSVDLQQKVLALGGEMHADSESLLLGNGSDYKSVWSCTLFPLNPKDAQIEYSSLLNIKPSMNNPGMEIISEAVRNEIKDIVDEIITG
- the rpmB gene encoding 50S ribosomal protein L28 encodes the protein MAKKCEICGKRPMVGNNVSHSQRKTKRLFNPNLQTAVIDNKKVVICTSCMRTRAKA